In Acidimicrobiia bacterium, the following proteins share a genomic window:
- a CDS encoding NAD-dependent epimerase/dehydratase family protein has protein sequence MTHALVVGGTGPTGVPLVRGLVERGYEVTIVHRGTHERAETPENVVHLHHDPYTDEGLHAVFDGATYDVVVAMYGRLRRIAARSEGRCGQFVSVGGVPAYRGWMNPFVDDGVPIPVDEQAPTAGIDDGDEKGYRIARTEEAVFAHHPTAAHFRYPYVYGPYQLAPREWLVVRRVLDGRDRIIVPDEGLTLHHHGYTENLAHALLLAIDRPDAAAGKIFNCGDEEVLSIRQVIDVVAGALDHELEIVSMPYELAVPARPLLTQPLPTHRVLDLTRLRHHLGYHDVVPARRALAHTARWLAEHPCEPGGMEEMVLTDPFDYAAEDALIASWRAARASVDMPTFTVEPGYGLAYSGPGGRERTSSEFEQ, from the coding sequence GTGACGCACGCGCTCGTCGTCGGCGGCACCGGCCCGACCGGCGTGCCGCTCGTGCGGGGTCTCGTCGAGCGCGGCTACGAGGTCACGATCGTCCATCGCGGTACGCACGAGCGCGCGGAGACCCCTGAGAACGTCGTCCACCTGCACCACGATCCGTACACCGACGAGGGTCTGCACGCGGTGTTCGACGGCGCGACCTACGACGTCGTCGTCGCGATGTACGGGCGGTTGCGCCGCATCGCCGCGCGCTCCGAAGGCCGTTGCGGGCAGTTCGTGTCGGTGGGCGGTGTGCCCGCGTACCGCGGCTGGATGAACCCGTTCGTCGACGACGGCGTGCCGATACCCGTCGACGAACAGGCGCCGACCGCCGGAATCGACGACGGCGACGAGAAGGGCTACCGCATCGCGCGCACCGAAGAAGCGGTGTTCGCGCACCACCCGACCGCGGCGCACTTCCGCTATCCGTACGTGTACGGCCCGTACCAGCTCGCGCCGCGTGAATGGCTCGTCGTGCGCCGCGTGCTCGACGGTCGCGATCGCATCATCGTTCCCGACGAGGGACTCACGCTGCACCACCACGGCTACACCGAGAACCTCGCGCACGCGCTCCTGCTCGCGATCGACCGGCCCGACGCCGCGGCAGGGAAGATCTTCAACTGTGGTGACGAAGAGGTGCTGTCGATCCGCCAGGTGATCGACGTCGTCGCGGGCGCGCTCGACCACGAGCTGGAGATCGTGTCGATGCCGTACGAGCTCGCGGTGCCGGCACGGCCGCTGTTGACCCAGCCGCTTCCGACCCACCGCGTGCTCGACCTGACGCGGCTGCGGCACCATCTCGGCTATCACGATGTCGTACCGGCGCGCCGCGCGCTCGCGCACACCGCGCGCTGGTTGGCCGAGCATCCGTGCGAACCCGGGGGGATGGAGGAGATGGTGCTCACCGATCCGTTCGACTACGCGGCCGAGGACGCGCTGATCGCGTCGTGGCGCGCCGCGCGCGCGTCGGTCGACATGCCGACGTTCACGGTCGAGCCCGGCTACGGACTCGCGTACAGCGGTCCCGGCGGTCGGGAGCGCACGAGCTCGGAGTTCGAACAATGA
- a CDS encoding DUF222 domain-containing protein, translating into MVSRAVERLREAIDELAAEDVDGLSQRAVLADLWRELARLDAQFARRLAELDVAAEWSVDGARSAAGWLAAHTRATSGEAHHRVKVARQIAAMPIARMAWERGAIGTSHVAALTKVRSAAGADAPFAVFEPQLVDVACAGRPDDVANVGKQWRDALDNDLDRDGANDCDVDHDRRAVRFSRTVGGVGVLDGTFDTEDAEIIEKALKRSYVRAHAAGDPRTPAQQRSDAMAEIFRHYLDDQPRGTNRPHVIYVVGVDTLSGEAVGLCGTLDGNRVSPETLLRIACDSISEILVVDAKGVPLAMGRTTRTFTPSQYRSIMARDGGCRFPECAARPDDCEAHHARFFEHGGATDVDNGFAACKGRGHHRLIHEGGWTVTGDPNGELSFYDPDGRLRGTTTPRTHPPPILTQAGRDRERTRERVRQLVA; encoded by the coding sequence ATGGTGTCGCGGGCGGTCGAACGGTTGCGGGAGGCGATCGACGAGCTCGCGGCGGAGGACGTCGACGGTCTGTCGCAGCGCGCGGTGCTGGCCGACTTGTGGCGCGAGCTGGCGCGGCTCGATGCGCAGTTCGCCCGGCGGCTGGCCGAGCTCGACGTCGCCGCGGAGTGGTCGGTCGACGGCGCCCGCTCCGCCGCCGGATGGCTCGCCGCGCACACGCGAGCGACCAGCGGTGAGGCACACCACCGCGTGAAGGTCGCGCGCCAGATCGCCGCGATGCCGATCGCACGCATGGCGTGGGAACGGGGCGCGATCGGGACCTCGCACGTCGCCGCGCTGACGAAGGTGCGCAGCGCGGCCGGCGCCGACGCGCCGTTCGCCGTCTTCGAGCCGCAACTCGTCGACGTGGCGTGCGCGGGCCGACCCGACGACGTCGCGAACGTCGGCAAACAGTGGCGCGACGCCCTCGACAACGACCTCGACCGCGACGGCGCGAACGATTGCGACGTCGACCACGATCGACGCGCCGTCCGCTTCTCTCGCACGGTCGGCGGCGTCGGGGTCCTCGACGGAACCTTCGACACGGAAGACGCGGAGATCATCGAAAAAGCTCTGAAACGCAGCTATGTCCGCGCGCACGCCGCCGGCGATCCCCGGACGCCGGCGCAGCAGCGGTCCGACGCGATGGCCGAGATCTTCCGCCACTACCTCGACGACCAGCCGCGGGGCACGAACCGGCCGCACGTGATCTACGTCGTCGGCGTCGACACGCTCAGCGGCGAGGCGGTCGGACTCTGCGGCACGCTCGACGGCAACCGAGTCTCGCCGGAGACGCTTCTCCGGATCGCGTGCGACTCGATCTCGGAGATCCTCGTGGTCGACGCCAAGGGTGTGCCGCTCGCCATGGGTCGCACGACGCGCACGTTCACGCCCAGCCAGTACCGGTCGATCATGGCGCGCGACGGCGGCTGCCGTTTCCCCGAATGCGCTGCCCGCCCCGACGACTGCGAAGCCCACCACGCGCGCTTCTTCGAGCACGGCGGGGCGACCGATGTCGACAACGGGTTCGCGGCGTGCAAAGGCCGCGGCCACCATCGGCTGATCCACGAAGGCGGCTGGACGGTGACCGGCGACCCGAACGGCGAGCTCTCGTTCTACGACCCCGACGGTCGGCTCCGCGGCACGACGACACCGCGCACGCATCCCCCGCCGATCCTCACGCAGGCAGGACGGGATCGCGAACGAACCCGTGAGCGCGTCCGACAGCTCGTCGCGTGA
- a CDS encoding diguanylate cyclase, with product MKVLVADDETTSRILVRRAIERLGHECEVAPDGVTAWGMLQAGDFDVLITDWMMPGLDGPELCRRVRASASDSYTYILMTTSLSGAADVIKGMQAGADDYLVKPVDPFALETRLIAAQRVTELHHELSTAKLSLANLARTDPLTQLSNRLRLHEDLVAVHERARRSQRPFTVALCDLDGFKAYNDTYGHLRGDEVLRAVGHTIAQHSRAGDGAYRYGGEEFLVLLPEDTPEGALVGMERLRAAIEALAIPHAGRRPPGIVTISIGIASWHPTLDETVPQVLEAADVALYAAKQHGRNRVVAPGVDTASVFVRDI from the coding sequence ATGAAGGTCCTCGTTGCCGACGACGAGACGACGAGCCGCATCCTCGTCCGGCGCGCGATCGAGCGCCTCGGCCACGAGTGCGAGGTCGCGCCCGACGGCGTGACCGCCTGGGGAATGCTCCAGGCCGGCGACTTCGACGTGCTCATCACCGACTGGATGATGCCGGGACTCGACGGACCCGAGCTCTGCCGCCGCGTGCGCGCGTCGGCGAGCGACTCGTACACGTACATCCTCATGACGACGTCGCTCAGCGGTGCCGCCGATGTCATCAAGGGCATGCAGGCGGGTGCGGACGACTACCTCGTGAAGCCGGTGGATCCGTTCGCGCTCGAGACGCGGCTCATCGCCGCGCAGCGCGTCACCGAGCTGCATCACGAGCTCTCGACCGCGAAGCTCTCCCTCGCCAACCTCGCGCGCACCGATCCGCTCACCCAGCTCAGCAACCGGTTGCGGTTGCACGAGGACCTCGTCGCGGTGCACGAGCGGGCGCGCCGTTCGCAGCGGCCGTTCACCGTCGCGCTCTGCGACCTCGACGGGTTCAAGGCGTACAACGACACGTACGGTCATCTTCGTGGCGACGAGGTGCTGCGCGCGGTCGGCCACACGATCGCGCAGCACAGCCGCGCCGGCGACGGCGCGTACCGCTACGGCGGCGAGGAGTTCCTCGTGTTGCTGCCGGAGGACACGCCCGAGGGCGCGCTCGTCGGCATGGAGCGGCTGCGCGCCGCGATCGAGGCGCTCGCGATCCCGCACGCGGGCCGGCGCCCGCCGGGCATCGTGACGATCAGCATCGGGATCGCGTCGTGGCACCCGACGCTCGACGAGACGGTGCCACAGGTGCTCGAGGCCGCCGACGTCGCGCTGTACGCCGCGAAGCAGCACGGTCGGAACCGCGTGGTCGCGCCGGGCGTCGACACCGCGTCGGTGTTCGTGCGCGACATCTAG
- a CDS encoding response regulator, whose product MEIDAARTRFGRIVRTVARQSRIVVIITAFVIVISSMVGYNALALSHERGTPLIVDVTSRQRAFVESYIKDVTLKLDGQAADPSEDAEALKLTANSLLHGGDVPSPQGGLDDLVPVPPPASPAIRVKLAHEQDLIHQLVDQGTTLLTIGHNSPSYQPTLFLMRVTGAQLSSVTGDVAGEEALVAHERLSRLVTIELALGLLGALAAVGMGLLLWLSARKQSARFRSLVHNSLDLITVVDDHSIALYQSPSSTRVVGYEPADVLGTKLTDLLHPNDKTRVIQAFADIFDRPDETAAVKFRLRHRDGTWVTMEGTVLNLVHDATVGGFVVNSRDVTERDRVEAELAAARDSALDASRMKSQFLASMSHEIRTPMNAVIGLTELLLDTPLTSEQRRYAGGVGTAADGLLGIINDILDFSKVEAGKLEVEAVDLDLGMLLEDVVGLFAETAQSRDLELLVHRHVGLPTALRGDPTRLRQVLVNLMSNAVKFTAEGEVVLAASLVRDDPQTAVVRFEVSDTGLGIAPEDQLRMFDAFSQADSSTTRRFGGTGLGLAIVRQLVELMGGHLGLDSEVDRGSTFWFELPLEKQDAVELSTDPQIRDLSSLRVLVVDDNATNRLILHQQLASWGMDSDEEPSAPAALARMKTEHVGGRRYDIVVLDLNMPEMDGLELARLINNDTDLAEAKLFLLSSSGKVSAQVASEFRLSGALAKPVRQSELFDCLVAGLEGTTDFSGGPAPTTTRSRPDAVRRSGHILLVEDNAMNQLVATKILEKIGYSVDVAENGHVALAQIDANVYDAVLMDCQMPEMDGYEATRQLRRRELDRGGREHLTVVAMTAAAMDGDRERCLAAGMDDYVTKPVRASAVDAVLARWIAEPGDAPADAEVEPPEADFPLDPARLAMLRELDGGDGSLISAVVSEFVGDSTRQIVAVTTALRHGDSEVIERAVHTLRGASANLGATTLADLCGELEALARASALGMAPEVLDSIRSEHTRVCSALDAVFVQA is encoded by the coding sequence ACGGTTGCGCGCCAGAGCCGCATCGTCGTGATCATCACCGCGTTCGTGATCGTGATCTCGTCGATGGTCGGGTACAACGCGCTCGCGCTGTCGCACGAGCGCGGCACGCCGCTCATCGTCGACGTGACCTCGCGCCAGCGCGCGTTCGTCGAGAGCTACATCAAGGACGTCACCCTCAAGCTCGACGGTCAGGCCGCGGATCCGAGCGAGGACGCGGAGGCGCTCAAGCTGACCGCGAACTCGCTCCTCCACGGCGGCGACGTGCCGTCGCCGCAGGGCGGCCTCGACGACCTCGTGCCCGTGCCGCCACCCGCGAGCCCGGCGATCCGGGTGAAGCTCGCGCACGAGCAGGACCTCATCCATCAGCTGGTCGACCAGGGCACGACGCTGCTCACGATCGGTCACAACAGCCCGTCGTACCAGCCGACGCTCTTCCTCATGCGCGTCACCGGCGCGCAGCTCTCGAGCGTCACCGGCGACGTCGCCGGCGAGGAGGCACTCGTCGCGCACGAACGGCTGAGCCGGCTCGTCACGATCGAGCTCGCGCTCGGTCTGCTCGGCGCGCTCGCCGCGGTCGGCATGGGCCTGCTGTTGTGGCTGTCGGCGCGCAAGCAGTCGGCGCGCTTCCGCTCGCTCGTGCACAACTCGCTCGACCTCATCACGGTCGTCGACGACCACTCGATCGCGCTGTACCAGAGCCCGTCGTCGACGCGTGTCGTCGGCTACGAGCCCGCCGATGTGCTCGGCACGAAGCTCACCGATCTGCTGCACCCGAACGACAAGACGCGTGTCATCCAGGCGTTCGCCGACATCTTCGACCGTCCCGACGAGACCGCGGCGGTCAAGTTCCGTTTGCGTCACCGTGACGGAACGTGGGTGACGATGGAGGGCACCGTCCTCAACCTCGTGCACGACGCGACCGTCGGCGGCTTCGTCGTGAACTCGCGCGACGTGACCGAGCGCGACCGCGTCGAAGCGGAGCTTGCAGCCGCGCGCGACTCCGCACTCGACGCGTCGCGCATGAAGTCGCAGTTCCTCGCGTCGATGAGCCACGAGATCCGCACGCCGATGAACGCGGTGATCGGGCTGACCGAGCTCCTCCTCGACACGCCGTTGACCTCGGAGCAGCGTCGTTACGCCGGTGGGGTGGGGACCGCGGCCGACGGCCTGCTCGGCATCATCAACGACATCCTCGACTTCTCGAAGGTCGAGGCGGGCAAGCTCGAGGTGGAGGCCGTCGACCTCGACCTCGGGATGCTGCTCGAGGACGTCGTCGGACTCTTCGCCGAGACCGCGCAGTCGCGCGACCTCGAACTGCTCGTGCACCGCCACGTCGGCCTGCCCACCGCGTTGCGCGGCGACCCGACCCGGCTGCGGCAGGTGCTCGTCAACCTCATGTCGAACGCGGTGAAGTTCACAGCGGAGGGCGAGGTCGTGCTCGCGGCGTCGCTCGTGCGCGACGACCCGCAGACCGCGGTCGTGCGCTTCGAGGTGTCCGACACCGGCCTCGGCATCGCACCCGAGGACCAACTGCGCATGTTCGACGCGTTCTCGCAGGCCGACTCGTCGACGACGCGTCGCTTCGGTGGAACCGGACTCGGCCTCGCGATCGTGCGTCAGCTCGTCGAGCTCATGGGCGGGCACCTCGGTCTCGACAGCGAGGTCGACCGCGGCAGCACGTTCTGGTTCGAGCTGCCGCTCGAGAAGCAGGACGCGGTCGAGCTGTCGACGGATCCGCAGATCCGCGACCTCAGCTCGCTGCGCGTGCTCGTCGTCGACGACAACGCGACCAACCGTTTGATCCTGCACCAGCAGCTCGCGTCGTGGGGCATGGATTCCGACGAGGAGCCGAGCGCGCCCGCTGCGCTCGCGCGCATGAAGACGGAGCACGTCGGTGGTCGTCGGTACGACATCGTGGTGCTCGACCTCAACATGCCGGAGATGGACGGCCTCGAGCTCGCGCGCCTCATCAACAACGACACCGACCTCGCCGAGGCGAAGCTGTTCCTGCTGAGCTCGTCGGGCAAGGTGAGCGCGCAGGTGGCGAGCGAGTTCCGTCTGAGCGGCGCGCTCGCCAAGCCGGTGCGCCAGTCGGAGCTGTTCGACTGCCTCGTCGCCGGGCTCGAGGGCACGACCGACTTCAGCGGCGGCCCCGCACCCACGACGACCCGGTCGCGCCCCGACGCGGTGCGGCGCAGCGGTCACATCCTGCTCGTCGAGGACAACGCGATGAACCAGCTCGTCGCGACGAAGATCCTCGAGAAGATCGGCTACTCCGTCGACGTCGCCGAGAACGGTCACGTCGCGCTCGCGCAGATCGATGCGAACGTGTACGACGCGGTGCTCATGGACTGCCAGATGCCGGAGATGGACGGCTACGAGGCGACGCGCCAGCTGCGCCGCCGCGAGCTCGACCGCGGTGGTCGCGAACACCTCACGGTCGTCGCGATGACGGCGGCCGCGATGGACGGCGACCGCGAGCGTTGCCTCGCCGCCGGCATGGACGACTACGTCACGAAGCCCGTGCGCGCGTCCGCGGTGGACGCGGTGCTCGCGCGCTGGATCGCCGAACCCGGCGACGCGCCGGCGGACGCCGAAGTCGAACCGCCCGAAGCCGATTTCCCGCTCGACCCGGCTCGCCTCGCGATGCTGCGTGAGCTCGACGGCGGCGACGGCTCGCTCATCAGCGCGGTCGTGTCGGAGTTCGTCGGCGACTCGACCCGTCAGATCGTCGCGGTCACCACCGCACTCCGCCACGGCGACTCCGAGGTCATCGAGCGCGCGGTGCACACGCTGCGCGGCGCGAGCGCGAACCTGGGTGCCACGACCCTCGCCGATCTCTGCGGTGAGCTCGAGGCCTTGGCCCGCGCGTCCGCGCTGGGCATGGCGCCCGAGGTGCTGGACTCCATCCGTTCCGAGCACACCCGCGTGTGCTCGGCACTCGACGCGGTCTTCGTGCAGGCGTGA